From the genome of Leptodactylus fuscus isolate aLepFus1 chromosome 1, aLepFus1.hap2, whole genome shotgun sequence, one region includes:
- the POLR1E gene encoding DNA-directed RNA polymerase I subunit RPA49 codes for MAGKATWEYRGEPERPALLVQFSNGTIQTPENISFALYKNKTKRQRILTAETERLNYVGNNFSPQALKSSTLCRYFVGVLNKETGKMEVYDAEQFNMQPILKDSTDDHQEQDQPRRTYRERVDALIEVFGTNKQKRALSSRKLNLVENEFISKEMAKAADEIIESKGTTELVREVADRTEEESHSLFLPPCCAAADKQEDVYPFNQLITPEEYMSLENVSAAFRNITPEELQERTDKKQLCSFVLQQLADLKFAKDVNHQVRVLWYINALVNLSQRRLVKRRDLVAMECPNVVIGKFLKNFTVPVFKNDSVQRSISPTMKCKIVSYVMALALHLCDFQVDLTVLQRDLKLSEKRIIEIAKAMRLRINKKFMFSSLFMGEGHQVGILELPLPTYKPLGRPMKRTNF; via the exons ATGGCTGGGAAAGCAACTTGGGAGTATCGCGGAGAGCCTGAGCGACCAGCTCTGCTGG TTCAGTTTTCAAATGGAACAATTCAGACTCCAGAAAATATTTCTTTTGCATTATATAAAAACAAGACTAAAAGGCAAAGAATTCTG aCTGCAGAAACAGAGAGACTGAATTATGTTGGAAATAACTTTTCACCCCAGGCTTTGAAGTCTAGCACTCTGTGCAG ATATTTTGTTGGTGTGCTAAATAAAGAAACTGGGAAGATGGAAGTGTATGATGCTGAACAGTTTAATATGCAGCCAATACTGAAGGACAGTACTG ATGATCACCAAGAGCAAGACCAGCCAAGGAGAACATACAGAGAGAGg GTTGATGCTCTGATCGAGGTCTTTGGAACTAACAAGCAGAAGCGTGCTTTGTCCTCACGAAAGCTGAACCTAGTCGAAAATGAATTTATAAGTAAAGAAATGGCAAAGGCAGCTGACGAGATAATTGAATCCAAGGGAACAACAG AATTGGTGAGAGAAGTTGCGGATAGGACAGAGGAAGAGTCACATTCGCTATTCTTGCCTCCATGTTGTGCTGCAGCTGACAAACAAGAGGATGTTTATCCATTCAATCAGC TGATCACTCCTGAGGAGTATATGTCCCTGGAAAATGTTTCTGCTGCTTTTAGGAATATCACACCAGAGGAGCTCCAGGAGAGAACCGACAAAAAACA ACTTTGCAGTTTTGTGCTGCAACAACTTGCAGATCTTAAGTTTGCAAAAGACGTTAATCATCAAGTTCGTGTTTTGTGGTATATTAACGCTCTGGTAAATCTCAGCCAACGTAGGCTTGTGAAAAGGAGGG ATCTTGTTGCTATGGAATGTCCAAATGTAGTTATTGGcaagtttttgaaaaatttcaCTGTCCCAGTATTTAAGAATGACAG CGTACAGCGATCAATATCTCCAACAATGAAATGTAAAATTGTGTCCTATGTTATGGCCTTGGCCTTACATCTTTGTGACTTTCAAGTGGATCTGACAGTACTACAGAGGGATTTAAAGCTTTCAGAGAAGAG GATTATTGAAATTGCCAAAGCCATGAGGCTGAGGATAAACAAGAAATTCATGTTCTCCAGCTTGTTCATGGGTGAGGGTCACCAAGTGGGCATATTGGAACTTCCTCTGCCAACATACAAGCCTTTGGGGAGACCCATGAAGCGAACAAACTTTTGA